The Carassius auratus strain Wakin chromosome 7, ASM336829v1, whole genome shotgun sequence genome contains the following window.
TTGTGACCAATAGTGATGTCAATGACATGGCACTTTTTCTGACAACTACAGACCACTTTACCAagcttgcttttttttattaaataaatgtgtcaATAGTTTGCTCAATTCTTTCATGCTTTCTCCCATTTGTGAAGATAATCGTCATATGTTTTATAGTTGCTGAATGTAGTCAATTTCTGAAGGAATGGAAAAGACCTTGTTGTTGATTGCTACATTTACTTATTGTTGTGAACCAGAAAATCACATTGGGGCCAGggtcacataataataataataaaaaaagaaagttcaaTGGACTCTTTGGTCACAGTCTCTGATCCACTTTCACAAGGAAGTAATTTCCACCAAGGATGATGTTGCCTACTGTACTTTTCCCAGATCTGGAAGGCCCTATTAGAAGGATCGTTAAAGGATGTGTTATATATATTACCTACAAGCTAATCAAACCAAAAAACAAATCTCCCTGTGTTACAGTACAGTCATCAAAACGGTACCATATTTAATTTTCATAAGATCTGATGATTGCATCCTTATATGGTGTAATTATCCTAAAGAGACAGACCAAGGTTTTTAATGTTTAGACTATTTTGTATTGATTTAAATAGCAATTAACCTTTGGTATGATGATTCATTATTGATCCCTCATTGGAGTTACTTGGAGGTAGACTGAGAGGTACATCCAGATGACATTCATTCTTGTTGTATCTCATCTGTTTGTAATCAAAGTCAAACCTCTTGAGATGCAGAGTGAGAAGAGGGATATCCATCTATTTCACTCCAATGCAAGAGTTGGGAAATTGCAAGGAAACCAATAATCTGTATGGGTGATGAATGTTTCTGTGTTTTGGTCACATTAATCATAGGACATCAAGTCAATACTAAAGTGATCagcgaaaagaaaaaaaataagtagaATGTTCGTAAAGAACTGTATAGTATTAAGCAGTAATCACAATactgaatttataaaaacattttatggttatttcattcattttaactcCCCACCGCGCCTCTGAATTTGGGGGTCATGAATAGACATTGAAATACTGCATTTAAATAGCAGGTGGCACCTTGATTTTTCCAGCCCTTTATATTGGACTTAGTTCCTGAATAAAGAAGTAACACACTAAATTCTATTAAGTCCAGAGGGATAAAACAATAGCGAGTAGGCCATATTTTACAAAGAAAACTAATAGTGAATTGAATTATTGACTGTTTGAATATGCATCGAATAAGCCTATTTTGCATCCCAATTGACCTCAGAAGAAAGTTGCATTTTCTTCTGGTACATGGAAGAAATTCACAAGAGGACAAGCACAGTCCTGCCGATTAATCACCTCATAGCCTAAACACGTCCAACTTAAAAAGTTAGTTTTACTTTCGAATTCGCGCGTTAAAGAACTTGAATGCAGAAAATCATTCAAAACTGATCAttttattatgatataatataattcatttaagagaagaaaaaaaactaagcagGAGTTATTAATTGTAGCCTAGGCTACTTAATAAAATAGGCTAAGTCAAAGAAGCAACGACCATAACACTTAAAATCAAAGATCATTTTCTTCATGGATAAAATTCATGAGAAGGTTTTCAAAGACTGTTATGATTATCCTGTTCACAGGTTAAAGATCCCCATTTACAATATCCAACAGACCCCACATTCATAGGCCTGTACATAGGCTAGCAAACAACAAATTGATTCATTAGCCAAAAAATGTAGAAGTGTCTCTGTGTTTAAAACGTTTCTCGTCCTGTCGACGAGATTCTTAAGGTGGACTTCATTCCGGCAGGGACTCAGTTCTTCTTAGCTTGTCTGGAAACCTCCGGGTAGACGCAAGACCATGAAGAGAGTGGAGCGATCCTTAATTTGGTGGTGTAAAAACGTGTCAGCGTCTTCTAGTTGTTTATCTGTGTACAGCAGCCTCAGTGATGATGGATCATCCCCTATGGTGAGATATAAGAAGGAAGTTTAAAACGTTCGAATAgaattattatgaaattattagaaaaaagaaaagtaggCTATATACATTCCATTATAGTCTCCGTTCTCCACAAATGCTTAAATTAGGCTATTGTGTATAATTAGGATATAAGTTAGCTCTATGTTTTTTTACGATGGCCACCATCGGTTCCAAACGTAACCGGAAATAAAACGACTAACTTTTTTAAGCAATGTAGGCTATAGCTTACGTAGGCTATTTAATTACACTTTGACTAAATTAACATGATCTTACCTGCTTGTCCAGGCAATTTTTCTGCTAATTTCTTTTTGAATtgcaaaattgtcattttgttgAATTCTTCCTCTGATGTCGCAACATCGACCGTTTTCTTCTCCCCCTTTATCCCGACCACTATGATCTGGAAAATCTTTCCCATTTTAGGAGAGCACCTATGAAAGTTAGGCTACTGCAAACAAAACAACCTCTGAACCGCGGACGTTTCACTTTCTGTTTTTATACGCTTGAGTGTTGACGCCCTATAGCCTATATTAGGCCtatttgataaaaagtaaatAGGGTCATATTCTTTGCTATTTAGATAAtaacaattagaaaaaaaatatcaaactatTTACTTTTGTCGTTCAGATGTCTCATACATTTATTCTGTATGTAGATTATAAGCTGCAGCAAAGAAGAAAACACAAACGCTGGTTATTTAGCTACTCATTTTAGCCTATAAACTTAACGTGACAGGTGTCTCAACCCCTCTGCCGAGAAGCCATGTGACAAACTAGAAAGAAAACATAACTCTGTCAACATATGACCTAGGTTTCATTTCTAAACCGCCTGCTGGAGAAACATGACGGAACAACAGAGGGAAGAAAAACGCTACGATCCCGACGACAAAACACTTAAGTTTGTAACGCGCCAGGATGACATAAGTATGCATATAGCCTTACATTTATGTAAACTCACGTTAGATGAAGATGACAGTCATGTCGGTAGGGTTTCTTTTTGCTTTACATAGGATATATGCATAGAGAAGTCAAAAACAAGTGCGCTTTGTCTAGTTGCATATTGACAGCGCGTATAAAATGAGTAACAAAAATCTCACAGTAATTTAATAGAATATTAAGCTATTTTAAGGCAATTTTTAGGCTACTTATTTCCAGATCATTTATCACACTTGAAATGGAGATTTCGTTTCACAAAGTGTCCAGACATTTTGGTAAACTGATTATCTATGTATTGCATAAAGAaacattgtatttctttatttttaattgatgag
Protein-coding sequences here:
- the LOC113105598 gene encoding ubiquitin — translated: MGKIFQIIVVGIKGEKKTVDVATSEEEFNKMTILQFKKKLAEKLPGQAGDDPSSLRLLYTDKQLEDADTFLHHQIKDRSTLFMVLRLPGGFQTS